From one bacterium Scap17 genomic stretch:
- the clpA gene encoding ATP-dependent Clp protease ATP-binding subunit ClpA: MLSKELELTLNTAFTVARSKRHEFMTVEHLLLALLDNASAADVLRACGANLDKLRVDLQDFINSTTPLIPEEQEDRETQPTLGFQRVLQRAVFHVQSSGKSEVTGANVLVAIFSEQESQAVYFLKQQNVARVDAVNYIAHGISKVAGHTQAPQASVENEESEEASSEGGNNPLTNYATNLNEQARLGKIDPLIGRDEELERVVQILVRRRKNNPLLVGEAGVGKTAIAEGLAKRIVEEDVPDVIKEAVVYSLDLGALLAGTKYRGDFEKRLKSLLAELRKEPNSILFIDEIHTVIGAGAASGGVMDASNLLKPLLSSGELRCIGSTTFQEFRGIFEKDRALARRFQKVDVMEPSVDDTIRILKGLRGRFEEHHAIKYTDASLETAVRLADRYINERQLPDKAIDVIDEAGAHQRLLPESIRVDTIDTEQVEAIVASIARIPPKTVSSSDKKLLSNLERDLKMLVFGQDDAITGLSAAIKLSRAGLKAPDKPVGSFLFAGPTGVGKTEVARQLAALMGIELVRFDMSEYMERHTVSRLIGAPPGYVGYDQGGLLTEAITKQPHCVLLLDEIEKAHPEVFNLLLQVMDHGRLTDNNGREADFRNVILVMTSNAGAEQVARRSIGFKHQDHSTDAMEVIRKTFSPEFRNRLDGIIQFGALDLAVVRNVVDKFLVELQAQLDEKRVQLDVADEARDLLATLGYDPAMGARPMARVIQEKLKKPLAEMILFGDLSESGGIVHVTVDNGELHLETEAEMA, translated from the coding sequence ATGTTGAGCAAAGAACTTGAACTGACCCTGAACACGGCCTTCACCGTGGCACGTTCCAAACGCCACGAATTCATGACCGTGGAACACCTCCTGCTGGCACTGCTGGACAATGCCTCCGCTGCCGATGTCCTGCGCGCCTGTGGTGCCAATCTGGACAAGCTGCGAGTCGACCTTCAGGACTTCATCAACTCCACCACCCCGCTGATTCCGGAAGAGCAGGAAGACCGCGAGACGCAGCCGACGCTGGGCTTCCAGCGCGTTCTGCAGCGTGCCGTCTTCCACGTGCAATCTTCCGGCAAGAGTGAAGTTACCGGCGCCAACGTGCTGGTGGCCATCTTCTCCGAGCAGGAAAGCCAGGCCGTCTACTTCCTCAAGCAGCAGAATGTCGCGCGTGTGGATGCGGTCAATTACATCGCGCATGGCATCTCCAAGGTCGCGGGTCACACCCAGGCGCCCCAGGCGTCGGTCGAGAACGAAGAGAGCGAAGAGGCGAGCAGCGAAGGCGGCAACAACCCGCTGACCAACTACGCCACCAACCTCAACGAGCAGGCGCGTCTGGGCAAGATCGACCCGCTGATCGGTCGCGACGAGGAGCTTGAGCGTGTGGTGCAGATTCTGGTGCGTCGCCGCAAGAACAACCCGCTGCTGGTCGGTGAGGCGGGCGTCGGCAAGACTGCCATCGCGGAAGGTCTCGCCAAGCGCATCGTCGAGGAGGACGTGCCGGACGTCATCAAGGAAGCCGTGGTCTACTCGCTGGATCTCGGCGCGCTGCTGGCCGGCACCAAGTACCGCGGCGACTTCGAGAAGCGTCTCAAGTCACTGCTGGCGGAGCTGCGCAAGGAACCGAACTCGATCCTGTTCATCGACGAGATCCACACTGTCATCGGTGCGGGTGCTGCGTCCGGTGGCGTGATGGATGCCTCCAACCTGCTCAAGCCGCTGCTGTCTTCCGGCGAACTGCGTTGCATCGGCTCCACTACCTTCCAGGAATTCCGCGGCATCTTCGAGAAGGACCGCGCCCTGGCGCGTCGTTTCCAGAAGGTTGATGTGATGGAGCCGTCGGTGGATGACACCATCCGTATCCTCAAGGGGTTGCGTGGTCGCTTCGAGGAGCACCATGCCATCAAGTACACCGATGCCTCGCTGGAAACGGCAGTGCGTCTGGCCGATCGCTACATCAACGAGCGTCAGCTGCCGGACAAGGCCATCGACGTGATCGACGAGGCCGGTGCCCACCAGCGGCTGCTGCCGGAGAGCATCCGTGTCGACACCATCGATACCGAGCAGGTCGAGGCGATCGTCGCCTCCATCGCTCGCATTCCGCCGAAGACGGTCTCCAGCTCCGACAAGAAGCTGCTGTCCAATCTCGAGCGCGATCTCAAGATGCTGGTGTTCGGGCAGGACGACGCCATTACCGGACTGTCCGCGGCGATCAAGCTGTCGCGTGCAGGCCTCAAGGCGCCGGACAAGCCGGTGGGCAGCTTCCTGTTCGCTGGCCCGACAGGCGTCGGCAAGACCGAGGTCGCTCGTCAGCTGGCGGCGCTGATGGGTATCGAACTGGTGCGCTTCGACATGTCCGAGTACATGGAGCGTCACACCGTCTCGCGCCTCATCGGGGCACCGCCGGGGTACGTCGGTTATGACCAGGGCGGTCTGTTGACCGAAGCCATCACCAAGCAGCCGCACTGCGTGCTGTTGCTGGATGAGATCGAGAAGGCGCACCCGGAAGTCTTCAATCTGCTGCTACAGGTAATGGACCACGGCCGCCTGACCGACAACAACGGTCGCGAAGCGGACTTCCGCAACGTCATCCTGGTGATGACCTCCAACGCGGGTGCCGAGCAGGTGGCGCGTCGCTCCATCGGCTTCAAGCACCAGGATCACTCCACCGACGCCATGGAAGTCATCCGCAAGACGTTCTCGCCGGAATTCCGCAACCGTCTGGATGGCATCATCCAGTTCGGCGCGCTGGATCTCGCCGTGGTGCGCAATGTGGTCGACAAGTTCCTGGTCGAACTGCAGGCGCAGCTGGATGAGAAACGCGTGCAGCTGGATGTCGCTGATGAGGCGCGCGACTTGCTGGCGACCCTCGGGTATGACCCGGCAATGGGGGCTCGCCCGATGGCACGCGTGATTCAGGAGAAGCTCAAGAAGCCGCTGGCAGAAATGATCCTGTTCGGCGACCTTTCCGAGTCGGGCGGCATCGTGCATGTCACAGTCGACAACGGCGAGCTGCACCTGGAAACGGAAGCGGAAATGGCGTGA
- the clpS gene encoding ATP-dependent Clp protease adapter ClpS, with protein sequence MFKTETSRGSPPFLETLSISNQAPSAQDPGYQEDHEGDLAFETAEPELAPPPMYKVVLHNDDFTPMDFVVEVLTTFFNKDQEQAVQIMLAVHHQGKGTCGIFSRDIAETKCHQVNQYARECQHPLLCDIDRAE encoded by the coding sequence ATGTTCAAGACAGAGACATCGCGCGGCAGTCCTCCCTTTCTGGAGACACTGTCGATCAGCAATCAGGCCCCGTCGGCTCAGGACCCCGGATACCAGGAAGACCACGAAGGTGATCTGGCATTCGAGACCGCTGAGCCTGAACTGGCTCCACCGCCCATGTACAAGGTCGTTCTGCACAATGATGACTTCACGCCGATGGACTTCGTCGTGGAGGTGCTGACCACCTTTTTCAACAAGGATCAGGAGCAGGCAGTACAGATCATGCTCGCTGTCCATCATCAGGGAAAAGGAACCTGTGGCATCTTCAGTCGCGACATCGCGGAAACGAAATGCCACCAAGTCAATCAATATGCTCGAGAGTGCCAGCATCCGCTGCTGTGCGACATCGACCGGGCGGAGTGA
- a CDS encoding NADP-dependent isocitrate dehydrogenase — MGFQKIVVPEGGAKITANSDNTLNVPNNPIIPFIEGDGIGVDVTPAMKIAIDAAVDKAYGGERKIHWMEVYAGEKATHVYDADTWLPEETLEAVKDYIVSIKGPLTTPVGGGIRSLNVALRQKLDLYTCLRPVRWFTGVPSPVKKPADVDMVIFRENSEDIYAGVEWKAGTPEADKVIKFLREEMGVTNIRFPENCGIGVKPVSEEGTKRLVRQAVQYTIDNDRESLTLVHKGNIMKFTEGAFKDWGYEIVKDEFGGELLDGGPWMTFKNPNNGKDIVVKDVIADAMLQQILLRPAEYDVIATLNLNGDYLSDALAAEVGGIGIAPGANLSDTVAMFEATHGTAPKYAGQDKVNPGSVILSAEMMLRHMGWVEAADLVLKGVEKAIAKGEVTYDFHRLMDDAKLLKCSEFGQAVADNMDA, encoded by the coding sequence ATGGGGTTCCAGAAGATTGTCGTCCCGGAAGGCGGTGCCAAGATCACCGCAAATTCCGACAATACCCTCAACGTTCCGAATAATCCGATCATCCCGTTCATCGAAGGCGATGGTATCGGTGTGGACGTGACTCCGGCCATGAAGATTGCCATCGACGCTGCTGTCGACAAGGCCTATGGCGGCGAGCGCAAGATTCACTGGATGGAAGTCTACGCCGGTGAAAAAGCCACTCACGTTTATGATGCTGACACCTGGCTGCCGGAAGAGACTCTCGAGGCTGTCAAGGATTACATCGTTTCCATCAAGGGCCCGCTGACCACTCCGGTGGGCGGTGGTATTCGCTCTCTGAACGTCGCTCTGCGTCAGAAGCTGGATCTGTACACCTGCCTGCGCCCGGTGCGCTGGTTCACTGGTGTGCCGAGCCCGGTCAAGAAGCCGGCTGACGTCGACATGGTCATCTTCCGTGAAAACTCCGAAGACATCTATGCCGGTGTCGAATGGAAAGCGGGAACCCCGGAAGCCGACAAGGTCATCAAGTTCCTGCGCGAAGAGATGGGTGTCACCAACATCCGCTTCCCGGAGAACTGCGGTATCGGCGTCAAGCCGGTCTCCGAAGAAGGGACCAAGCGTCTGGTCCGTCAGGCTGTCCAGTACACCATCGACAACGACCGTGAGTCGCTGACCCTGGTGCACAAGGGCAACATCATGAAGTTCACCGAAGGTGCCTTCAAGGACTGGGGCTACGAAATCGTCAAGGACGAGTTCGGCGGCGAGCTGCTGGATGGCGGCCCGTGGATGACCTTCAAGAACCCGAACAACGGCAAGGACATCGTGGTCAAGGACGTCATCGCTGACGCCATGCTCCAGCAGATTCTGCTGCGTCCGGCGGAATATGACGTCATCGCCACCCTGAACCTGAACGGTGACTACCTGTCCGACGCCCTGGCGGCGGAAGTGGGTGGTATCGGTATCGCGCCGGGTGCCAACCTGTCCGACACCGTCGCCATGTTCGAAGCGACTCACGGTACTGCACCGAAGTACGCGGGGCAGGACAAGGTCAACCCGGGCTCCGTCATCCTCTCTGCCGAGATGATGCTGCGTCACATGGGGTGGGTCGAAGCGGCTGACCTCGTGCTGAAAGGCGTCGAGAAGGCCATCGCCAAGGGCGAAGTCACCTATGACTTCCATCGCCTGATGGACGATGCCAAGCTGCTGAAGTGCTCCGAGTTCGGTCAGGCTGTCGCTGACAACATGGATGCCTGA
- a CDS encoding pseudouridine synthase: MSLIYLLHKPYRVLTQFTDRDQGRQTLADFIDVPDVYAAGRLDYDSEGLLLLTSNGALSHQIAHPKKKQPKTYWVQVEGAPDEQAIAALRAGVELKDGMTRPAKVRLIDPPALPDRQPPVRFRASIPTHWLEIIISEGRNRQVRRMTAHVGLPTLRLIRAAIGPWKLDGLAPGEWRSEEVEMPAPPRRESRSPRHKGATGERRTGNAGPRGSGSRSSKARNGKGFSKGSGQGSGKTPGAASRRPSSPKKGRKS; this comes from the coding sequence ATGTCTCTCATATATCTGCTTCACAAGCCTTACCGCGTCCTGACCCAGTTTACCGACCGCGATCAGGGCCGCCAGACACTCGCTGACTTCATCGACGTGCCGGATGTCTATGCCGCCGGGCGCCTCGACTATGACTCCGAGGGACTGCTGCTGCTCACCAGTAATGGCGCGCTCTCCCACCAGATCGCGCACCCGAAGAAGAAGCAGCCCAAGACCTACTGGGTGCAAGTGGAAGGTGCCCCTGACGAGCAGGCCATCGCCGCGCTGCGTGCCGGTGTCGAGCTCAAGGATGGCATGACCCGGCCGGCGAAGGTCAGGCTGATTGACCCGCCGGCGTTGCCGGACAGGCAACCCCCTGTGCGCTTCCGTGCCAGCATTCCGACCCACTGGCTGGAGATCATCATCAGTGAAGGTCGCAATCGCCAGGTGCGCCGCATGACCGCCCACGTCGGCCTGCCGACCCTGCGCTTGATCCGCGCGGCCATCGGGCCGTGGAAGCTCGACGGCCTTGCCCCCGGTGAATGGCGCAGCGAGGAAGTCGAGATGCCAGCGCCACCTCGTCGCGAGTCCCGCTCGCCACGCCACAAGGGCGCGACGGGCGAGCGCCGCACCGGCAACGCTGGCCCCCGGGGCAGTGGCAGTAGAAGCAGTAAAGCCAGGAATGGCAAGGGTTTCAGCAAGGGCTCAGGTCAAGGTTCAGGCAAGACACCCGGCGCCGCCTCCCGTCGCCCCTCATCCCCCAAGAAAGGAAGGAAATCCTGA
- a CDS encoding NUDIX hydrolase, with product MAARWTPNVTVACVVERAGRYLIVEEDKGGPCTVFNQPAGHLEPHERIIDGVQREVREETAWRILLTGYLGLYVHVAEDGTHFHSHSFEAAALEHLCTPLDPDIVRTHWLSLEEIEQLEDMGRLRSPLVTRRIRDSQRGKRFPLDVLHD from the coding sequence ATGGCTGCTCGCTGGACCCCGAATGTCACCGTCGCCTGTGTCGTCGAACGCGCCGGGCGCTACCTGATCGTCGAGGAAGACAAGGGCGGGCCCTGCACGGTGTTCAACCAACCGGCCGGCCATCTCGAACCCCATGAGCGCATCATCGACGGCGTACAACGCGAAGTTCGCGAGGAAACCGCCTGGCGCATCCTGCTCACCGGCTATCTCGGCCTCTATGTGCACGTGGCCGAGGACGGCACCCACTTCCACTCCCACAGCTTCGAGGCCGCCGCCCTTGAGCACCTGTGCACGCCGCTGGACCCTGACATCGTCAGAACGCACTGGCTGTCGCTTGAGGAGATCGAGCAGCTCGAGGACATGGGCCGCCTGCGCAGCCCCCTGGTGACCCGTCGTATCCGCGATAGCCAGCGTGGCAAGCGTTTCCCGCTGGATGTGCTACACGATTGA